A window from Kovacikia minuta CCNUW1 encodes these proteins:
- a CDS encoding alpha/beta hydrolase, whose amino-acid sequence MQLLLLFPLKLLSGLLILGAIAYLTVCIFLLLRQNRLIFFPSPTIETTPGDLNLVFEDVWISVETPRRSVPTQSGVFKHQLHSWWIPAKDAEQGVVLYLHGNGYNVGANLAQAFQFHQVNLSVLLIDYRGYGQSMGSFPTEATVYQDARAAWNYLTQERGISSKQIILFGHSLGGAIAIDLALEHPEAAGLIVQSSFTSMRAMVDHIGQFRLFPVDLLLTQQFNSISKVRSLKLPVLYTHGTADTLIPSAMSELLYAATPEPKRLYLIANAEHNNIPEVGGSSYLQELKDFVGLINTFQHRQVLH is encoded by the coding sequence ATGCAACTCCTTTTGTTGTTCCCTCTCAAACTGCTTTCAGGACTTCTGATTCTGGGCGCGATCGCTTACCTGACCGTTTGCATCTTTCTGCTGCTGCGACAGAATCGCCTGATTTTCTTTCCCTCTCCCACGATCGAAACCACCCCTGGAGATCTCAATCTCGTTTTTGAAGACGTTTGGATTTCCGTAGAAACGCCTCGTCGAAGTGTCCCTACCCAATCGGGAGTTTTTAAGCACCAATTACATAGCTGGTGGATTCCGGCAAAGGATGCAGAACAGGGAGTTGTGCTGTACCTGCATGGTAATGGTTACAACGTCGGTGCCAACTTAGCCCAGGCGTTCCAGTTTCACCAGGTCAATTTATCCGTTCTCCTGATTGACTACCGGGGGTATGGGCAGAGTATGGGTAGTTTTCCAACCGAAGCCACTGTGTATCAAGATGCCAGAGCTGCCTGGAATTACCTGACCCAAGAGCGTGGAATTTCATCAAAGCAGATTATTCTGTTTGGGCATTCATTAGGTGGCGCGATCGCGATCGATTTGGCTTTAGAGCATCCTGAGGCAGCCGGTCTGATAGTGCAAAGCTCTTTTACCTCCATGCGGGCAATGGTTGATCATATCGGTCAGTTTCGCCTGTTTCCGGTGGACTTGTTGTTAACCCAACAGTTCAATTCAATCAGCAAAGTGCGATCGCTTAAACTTCCAGTGCTATATACCCACGGTACGGCTGATACACTGATTCCCTCCGCCATGAGTGAATTACTCTATGCTGCCACTCCAGAACCCAAACGGCTCTATCTGATTGCGAATGCTGAACACAATAACATTCCTGAAGTTGGAGGTTCTTCCTATCTTCAGGAACTGAAGGATTTTGTGGGGTTAATCAACACCTTTCAGCACAGGCAGGTTTTGCATTAA